The following proteins come from a genomic window of Macadamia integrifolia cultivar HAES 741 chromosome 14, SCU_Mint_v3, whole genome shotgun sequence:
- the LOC122061470 gene encoding putative F-box protein At1g32420, translating into MDTFLIMNLPFPIVLDILSRLPIKYLLRCMSVCKLWFSFRHDSEFIKLHFTKSMIHPPSGLLLHPLRTPNNETSSLLIVTPDVGVWNAKHISINLDLTQEKLLIVGSCNGFLCLTTGRADTIWLCNPITKQSMELPTSQGYNPITKKMMEMKLFTYTTNPSSNDIITSTVGFGFDSLSNEYKVVRLSLNKNRDVTYCEIITVGAENSSWRFLDFPESLRYLHQTDPVLLDGTLYWLIENSSLRHEYILAFDIHSEKFWIIDQYPLQEYGERLSLIQIDGSLGLIDCYSEALVIWLIKGSKSMGFSFTLLTTYDISGVICLDDHYTFVANFGRDTFLLSVLKGVFAQKIPVDIESSLVVYSPVVKKQNLSVQVGPWKSKCLQGHWIAPTFKSLPGSGF; encoded by the coding sequence aTGGATACCTTTTTGATCATGAATCTTCCTTTTCCTATTGTTTTAGACATTCTTTCTAGACTTCCCATAAAATATCTCCTCCGTTGCATGAGTGTATGCAAGCTCTGGTTTAGCTTTCGACATGATTCTGAATTCATCAAGCTCCATTTCACTAAAAGTATGATACATCCACCTTCCGGTCTACTTCTTCATCCATTACGAACACCCAACAATGAGACGAGTAGCTTACTTATAGTAACTCCTGATGTAGGTGTTTGGAATGCCAAACACATATCAATAAATCTTGATCTGACACAGGAAAAACTCCTTATTGTGGGTTCTTGCAATGGCTTTCTCTGTTTGACAACAGGGAGGGCTGATACTATATGGCTCTGTAATCCCATTACAAAACAGAGTATGGAATTGCCCACTTCACAGGGATATAATCCCATTACAaagaagatgatggagatgAAGTTGTTCACTTACACCACAAACCCAAGTTCAAACGATATAATTACCAGTACTGTTGGTTTTGGCTTTGATAGCTTAAGCAATGAATATAAAGTGGTTCGACTTTCTTTAAACAAGAACCGTGATGTTACATATTGTGAGATAATTACAGTGGGTGCAGAGAATAGTTCATGGAGATTTTTAGATTTCCCAGAATCTTTAAGGTATTTACATCAAACTGATCCAGTTCTTTTGGATGGAACACTCTATTGGCTCATCGAAAATTCTTCGCTTCGCCACGAATACATTCTTGCATTCGACATTCACAGTGAAAAGTTTTGGATTATTGATCAATATCCTCTTCAAGAGTATGGAGAAAGACTATCTTTAATTCAAATAGATGGATCTCTTGGGTTAATTGATTGTTATTCTGAGGCTCTGGTTATATGGTTAATTAAGGGTAGCAAGTCCATGGGTTTCTCATTTACTTTATTAACTACTTATGATATCTCGGGCGTGATTTGTTTGGATGATCATTACACATTTGTGGCTAATTTTGGTCGTGATACATTCCTGCTAAGTGTATTGAAGGGAGTGTTTGCTCAAAAAATTCCTGTGGATATTGAGTCCTCTCTTGTTGTCTACTCTCCGGTGGTGAAAAAACAGAATTTATCTGTTCAAGTAGGACCTTGGAAAAGTAAATGCTTGCAGGGACATTGGATTGCGCCTACTTTCAAATCTCTCCCAGGCTCTGGATTCTGa